The DNA region CCCGAAAGTTCCCGGCTGGCCTCCCGGTTGCCCTGCTGTCCCTTCCTATGGGTTTCGGCTATTTCCTCAGGGTTCTCGCCCTTCTCCTTTTGGGGGAGCTTTTGGTCTCGACAACGGGGAGCTGGGACGTAGTACTGGCCCTTAGGAGGCTTCGCTTGCCGTCCGATTTTGCCCTCGCCGCTGGAATAGCCCTCAGTCAAATTGAGGCCCTGGCGAGGTTTTCTTCCGAAATACAGGATGCCCAGAAGGCGAGGGGCATGAAAGGTGGTCTCGGTGCGGTTAAGGCAGTCGCGGTTCCCCTGCTGGTCCGCTCCATTCTATTCGCGAGGGACATGGGGGACTCAATTGAGGCCAGAGGCTATTCCGGCGTGCTGGGAGCGCCCTACGGGTACAGAATCGGCCCGAGTGAGGTCTTGATGATCGGCGCCTCTTTTGCCCTTCTGGCGCTCTCGCTTATAATATAAGAGATTGGAAGGGGCCTTCACTTGCCCCTGCCATCGTTGGCCCTTATGCTGGGCCTGACCTTTTCAGCGCCTTTGCCCTTGTTCAGCAGGCCGCGGCTCCTCTTTCCGGCGCTTGTGAGTCCCCTGAAGACCCTGCCCTTGTGGGCCTTGCCGGCTATCCAGGCTATCTTCGGGTCGCTCTTTATGACCGGGTGGTGCGGGTCAACGAGAATGACCTCAAACCACTTGTACATGCCATCTTCCCCGACCCAGTAGGAGTTGAGGACCTCGAGGTTGGGGAACTTTCTCGCGGCCTTCTCCTCAGCGATCCACTGGAGGCTCTTCTTCGGCGAGTACCTGACCATACCCATCTTGCTCGGCTTCCTTCCGCCCTTCCACCTGGGCCTCTTCCTTCCTCCGCGCCTGACCCTGACGCGGACTACAACATAGCCCTGCTTCGCCTGATAGCCGAGAGAGCGGGCGCGGTCGAGCCTCGTCGGCCTCTCGATCCTCGTAACTACCGGGTCCCTCCTCCACTGGATCATCCTCTTCCTGAGGAGCTCGCCGACGTAGCTCTTCTTGGGGCTCTTCCAGGCTTCCCTAATGTACTTGTACATTCCCATCTTTCACACCTCTTCCCCGTTTGTGGTTCTCCCTTCCGGGAACATCCCGCGGGCTGAACCCGCCGAGTCAGGCCGAGTTGGAGGCTGGGTTTTTAAGGGTTGCGATGTCTGAGGTGGGCGCTGGAGCTTACCCTTTTATCACGTGAATCCCGTTCTCTTTCACCAGGGTTTTGAGCTCCTCGAGCTTCATCAGCTTGTAATCCTTATCCGGAGACGGGGCCAGGTAGAGGGGGGCTGTTGAGTTCCCCTTAAACTGCCACGTCCCTAATAACCGGAAGTAGACGTGTTGCCCGTCGCTGGCGGTTTCTCCCACCCAGATCTCGACCGAGAGCCCTTCCAGTTTCCGGTCAAACTGGAGGGTTAGAGTCCCCTTGACAAGCTCCTTAGAGCAGGTGGTGTTTTCTTCTTTCTTTCCGGTTAGGAGGCTGTACATTTTGTCGTCGAGTTCGTAGATCTGCACCTCAACTGCCTTTGGGGTCTGGTACGTAAACGCCCTCGAGCAATCCGAGAGTATATTGCCCACAATGTAATAGGCCCTTTCCGTTTCTCCCTGCGTTGGATTGCCCCTTTGGAGCTCCAGCGAGATGAGCTTCGGAGGCGAGGGATTGGCCCTTTCCAGGATGCTCCCCCAGAAGATTCCCACTATCAGCACTGCCATGAAGGACGCCAGCGCGATGAGGACAACCTTTCTGTCCATCACACCACCCTTCTTACTTCGAAGTTCCTTAGATATAGCTTTTGTGCAGGTGATTACTACTTTGTAGAGTAATAAAGGCCATGCAAACCTTAAAAACCCGGAAGCCCAATGAACTGAAGGTGGTACCATGGGTGCGCTCGAATGGTTGGTTTTCTTCGCCTACGTGCCCGTTCTCATCCTCCTCTGGTACTTTTACCATGAGGATAAGCTGGAGCCGGAACCAAAGAAATACGTAATAGGGACGTTCCTTCTCGGGGCAACGCTCTCGGTTGGCGTGGCTTTTGTAGTGGAGGCACTGCTAACGCCCAGATGGGGTATCGGGGGTTACCTACTGCCCGCCGGAGCATTCTACCTGGCCCTGGTCGCGGGGGTCGTTGAGGAGCCCTCCAAGGCCCTGGCAATACTCTTCCCCTTCAGGGCAGGCCAGATGGATGGCATAATGGATGGCGTTGTCTACGGCGTTGCGGCTGGCCTCGGCTTTGCGGCGACCGAGAACTTCCTCTACGGGCTCGGTTACGGGCTTCAGGTCACGGTATTCAGGGCGCTCTTAACGCCCTTTGCCCACGGAACCTGGAGCGCGATAGTTGGCGTCGGCTACGGGCTGGTGGCGGAGGGAAAGGGGGATTCCGTCGGGGGATTTCTCCTGACTGCTATGGTTCTCCATTTCCTCTGGGACTATTTCGCTTTCCTGAGCATTGCCGTTCCGGCGTACGACATCATACTGATCCTCCTGCTCTTCGTTAACGTCGCCCTTCTGAGGTATCTCCTGATCATGGGGCGTGCCGAGGATGAGCAGAAGGCCTGGTATTACCTTTTGAGGAGAATGTGGGGGTGATGGCATGTGGACAACGCTGAAAAGCTTATAGAAGAGGCACTCTTCGAAGCTAGGCCCTACGTCGAGTACTACGACAGGCTGAAAAGCCTTGTGAGAAATCTCTGGGGGAAGTCGGGGGACATGGGGGAGTTCCTCCGTCTCCTGAACGAGGAGCTCAAAAGGGCGGAAGAGCCCTTCAAGACCGACATCAGGATATTCCTCCAGAAGTTGGAGGCCCTCTAATTCGGCCACCAGCGAACCGGGGAAATATTTGTGGGGGCTAGGCGCCCCGCGTGGCCACTATTTTTATCCCCTCCCACTCCGCCACAACGTCCCCAATTTTCACCGGCGCCTTTAGCTTTATCCCGGCGAGGAACTTCATCAGCTCGGGTATCCTCTCCTTCGGGACAGGCTCTGCCGTTTTGACGCTCACCGTTGGAAGGGCGCCCCCTTCAACGGGAAGGACGCTCATGACGACCCTTTTTGGATTCATGACCTCCTGGATGGCCCACTCCTTACCGCGCGGGCAGGTGTGTCCCCTGACCCCGAGGACTTTTCCTTCCTTAAGATCAACTTCGATGGCACAGCCCAGGGGACAGACGATGCAGGTGAAGCGGTAGGTGGTCATGCCTTAACCACCTCCACGGTCAGCTTTCCCTCGGCCCTCTGAATCTCCCCCGCCTTCAGCCTGAACCTTATCATCTCCGCTGGCTTCACCACCGGGAGCCTGAGCCTCTTGCCTATCTCGGGAATCCTCAGCTCAACGTCTTCCATCGGCTTTGCAACGCGGAGGTACAGGTAGACGTCCCTCTCCCCGCTCAGGTAGTGGGGCACCACGAGGCGGACGTTGGGGCCTTTCTCCACTTTCACCCACTTCCTGCTCCCGATTCCACCGTTTTCTATGAACTCCCTGGCCCCCTCGGCGGCAAGTTCACCTTGCTCTGCAACGTAGTCCACGAGGTCGTTGATTACCAGTGAATTCCCGGCAGCGAATATCCCCGGAACGCTCGTCTCGAGCCTGTCGTTGACCACCGGTCCCCCCGTTGCGGGGTCAATCTCGACGCCGATCTTCCTGAGGGGCTTAACTGAAGGGATGAGGCCAGCTGAGATTATCAGGGTGTCAGCCTCTATCCAGAACTCGCTTCCGGGGACTTCCTGGAAGTTCTCGTCAACCTTGACCACCTTAACGCGCTGGACGCGGCCCTTTCCGCGCACCTCAACGACTTTATGGCTCAGGTAGAGAGGGATGTTGAAGTCCCTCAGGATCATCACGTTCCTCGCTAAACCTCCTGGATAGGGCATGAGCTCAACAACGGCCTTCACTTTTGCTCCTTCAAGGGCAAAGCGGCGCGCCATGATGAGGCCAACGTCGCCGGAGCCCACTATGACGATTTCTTTCCCTGGAAGAACGCCGTAGATGTCCATCAGCGTCTGCGCCTCCCCGGCCGTGTAAATGCCCGAGACTCTATCGCCAGCTATGCCTATCTCGAAGGCGTGCCTTTCCCTCGCTCCCGCCGCATAAATTATGGCCTTCGTCCAGACCTGGCAAACACCGCCCGGGGAAGCGAAGACCACCACCTTCTCCAGGTC from Thermococcus zilligii AN1 includes:
- a CDS encoding energy-coupling factor transporter transmembrane component T family protein, which translates into the protein MGKDPRAKIVSTVFLGLGVMVSSSPAVPLGVTLFSALALLRARKFPAGLPVALLSLPMGFGYFLRVLALLLLGELLVSTTGSWDVVLALRRLRLPSDFALAAGIALSQIEALARFSSEIQDAQKARGMKGGLGAVKAVAVPLLVRSILFARDMGDSIEARGYSGVLGAPYGYRIGPSEVLMIGASFALLALSLII
- a CDS encoding 50S ribosomal protein L15e → MGMYKYIREAWKSPKKSYVGELLRKRMIQWRRDPVVTRIERPTRLDRARSLGYQAKQGYVVVRVRVRRGGRKRPRWKGGRKPSKMGMVRYSPKKSLQWIAEEKAARKFPNLEVLNSYWVGEDGMYKWFEVILVDPHHPVIKSDPKIAWIAGKAHKGRVFRGLTSAGKRSRGLLNKGKGAEKVRPSIRANDGRGK
- a CDS encoding PrsW family intramembrane metalloprotease; protein product: MGALEWLVFFAYVPVLILLWYFYHEDKLEPEPKKYVIGTFLLGATLSVGVAFVVEALLTPRWGIGGYLLPAGAFYLALVAGVVEEPSKALAILFPFRAGQMDGIMDGVVYGVAAGLGFAATENFLYGLGYGLQVTVFRALLTPFAHGTWSAIVGVGYGLVAEGKGDSVGGFLLTAMVLHFLWDYFAFLSIAVPAYDIILILLLFVNVALLRYLLIMGRAEDEQKAWYYLLRRMWG
- a CDS encoding DUF1667 domain-containing protein, with product MTTYRFTCIVCPLGCAIEVDLKEGKVLGVRGHTCPRGKEWAIQEVMNPKRVVMSVLPVEGGALPTVSVKTAEPVPKERIPELMKFLAGIKLKAPVKIGDVVAEWEGIKIVATRGA
- a CDS encoding NAD(P)/FAD-dependent oxidoreductase, translating into MEPSEIPMLSYDVVVIGGGPAGMAAAARARELGLKVLLLEENDYLGGILPQCIHPGFGIHYFREELTGPEFASRLAKRLVELGVEYKTAARVIEIENYSDLEKVVVFASPGGVCQVWTKAIIYAAGARERHAFEIGIAGDRVSGIYTAGEAQTLMDIYGVLPGKEIVIVGSGDVGLIMARRFALEGAKVKAVVELMPYPGGLARNVMILRDFNIPLYLSHKVVEVRGKGRVQRVKVVKVDENFQEVPGSEFWIEADTLIISAGLIPSVKPLRKIGVEIDPATGGPVVNDRLETSVPGIFAAGNSLVINDLVDYVAEQGELAAEGAREFIENGGIGSRKWVKVEKGPNVRLVVPHYLSGERDVYLYLRVAKPMEDVELRIPEIGKRLRLPVVKPAEMIRFRLKAGEIQRAEGKLTVEVVKA